A single window of Bufo bufo chromosome 10, aBufBuf1.1, whole genome shotgun sequence DNA harbors:
- the FIBIN gene encoding fin bud initiation factor homolog, which produces MKPTMIGYHLLWFGILCNLCYGYYNGPLQPEMSNGTLHHYFVPDGDYEENDDPEQCQMLFRVTDERACPGDGQSLSLKEEFIVIKRQIEDAERVLESITKSISYDLDGEESYGKYLGRESSQISEAFSNSDKSLTELEVKFKQSQENEKNELKGLNDDFVDMMIHTRAVLKETLDVSMGLRDKHELLSLTIRSHGARLSRLKNDYLKV; this is translated from the coding sequence ATGAAACCTACAATGATTGGATATCATCTCCTATGGTTTGGAATTTTGTGCAACCTGTGCTACGGTTATTACAATGGACCCCTCCAGCCTGAAATGTCCAACGGGACTTTACACCATTACTTCGTTCCTGACGGAGACTACGAGGAGAACGATGACCCTGAGCAGTGTCAGATGCTCTTCAGGGTGACGGATGAAAGAGCATGCCCTGGAGATGGACAAtctctctccttaaaggaagaatTCATAGTCATCAAAAGACAGATCGAAGATGCCGAGAGAGTGCTCGAAAGCATCACCAAAAGCATATCGTACGACTTGGATGGCGAGGAAAGCTATGGGAAGTATCTGGGAAGGGAGTCCTCTCAGATAAGCGAAGCCTTCTCCAACTCGGACAAATCCTTGACGGAGCTCGAGGTGAAATTCAAGCAGAGCCAGGAGAATGAGAAGAACgagttgaaggggttaaacgacGACTTTGTGGACATGATGATCCACACAAGAGCCGTTCTGAAGGAAACATTAGACGTCTCCATGGGACTGAGGGATAAGCATGAACTTCTCTCTTTAACCATTCGGAGTCATGGAGCTAGACTAAGCAGACTGAAAAACGACTACCTGAAGGTTTGA